TGTGTTGCGTGTAGAAATCACTGTGCTGTAAGAACAGTAacaagaaggagaagattcaGTAATGATCTTAGTATATAAAAGAGTTTATACATTTTACCTGAATGTTTAACCAAAGGCCTGAAGTCTCTAGTTTTGCTACTTCTTCAACAGGCAATATATAGGAAACATCATCGAAGATTTGTAGTCTTGAGAAAACACCCTGTTTCACTGTTGAGAGGAAATTTTTTAGCATACAATCAGAATCAAGAAGAGGGTTCAAAGAAACAAGATAGTTAAAGAACCACTTACAAGTCACAGTAGAGAGTTCCTTCCATGTGAAACCAACAGAAAGCCATTCTTTGTGATTTGGGTAAACGTCCTTGACATTAGAAGCGTTATCAAGATTCAGGTTTGGGAAGCAGATTCCGGCACCGTCCTTTGTTAGCTGAAGGTCACACCATAGTGTTACCTCTGGAGAAGTTGTCAAGTTCACCATCTTATACGCATTTTCACTGGAATCTGGAAGCAAACCAGAGAACCCTCCTCTAGCAACCACAACCGGAGGCTTCCCTGCCaagaaaaataatacaaaatgtaAAAACATCATAAAGAAACATGTGTTAGAAAGTGAAAGGAAACGTCTCTGACCATGCAATGTCTGCCAAGAGCTTGATGAAGCAGTCTGCAAAATGAAAAAGTTGATCAGAATCAGAAAAACCATCCTAGTGGACGCCATGGTTACTGGAGATTTTTCTCTCCTTAATACTTTTCTTGCTGAAGATGGGAGTGAATAATTGTACTTATGAGCTGTTTATCAATAAAGTTACACTAACTACCACTTCCTCAAAATGGAAAGCTCAGCTTCAAAACGTAATCTTATTCTGCAGCAGCACTTACTGCAACTTTATTCTATCTTTGTTGAGAACAATGTCGTTTGTGTGGAAAATGGGAATCTTAGCTGGAGACCTTAGGTGAAGATAGCTAGCATGTGAATTTATCTCCACATATCTCACTGGGTCTCCATAACATTTCTAGCTTGAGGGACGCTAAATTTCTAAAACTGTGTCACCCCTACTTATGGACCATGTATGCTTTTGGAAATAGATCAGCTAACGTTCGAGATTTGCCCTTCTCATATGTACAAAGAAGTTTTGAAAATCAACTTACATACAAGTTGTTCAATACTCAGACCAAAAATGTGTAGTACAACGTCAGATATCTTGATATTTAAAACAAtttgtaattaacaaaaacatGATTACAAGAAACTAATCTCAAGACATGAAGACACACACAAGACCATAGGAACTTCTGCAACTAATACAAAATAATCTCAGAAACACACAAAAGATTTCAAATCAACAAAGGAGAGTATCATATGCATCCACCATAAAAGCAGAATTGCATAACTATCATTCAGCTTTTGATGGGATTTTATTACCACCAGTAGCGATCTTGTATACGTAAAAACAGGTCATGAGAGCACTGCAATACAGATATGTTTCTCTAATGTTAAAAAGTCAAATGGAGTAGAAACTCTAATGATAAATAGAGAAGCCAGATATTTCACAGAAAGGaaatgagaaaaaaagagaaaatgtttACCTGATGCCAGCAACAAGACCAGCCGGCATAACCTTTTGAGTGAGCAAGTAACGCTGTCCCATGACTAGTGTGAGAGCAGCTGAGATTActgtatacaaaaaaaaaaaaaggaacatttAAATGAGTTTCAGACACTGAAATAGCAAAATGAAAACAGCTTATGTGAGCTTGTTTGAAACGTTCTTGAAGGATGGTAAGAAGACTAGTTAAAATCAGGAACCTACTCAAGTACAACATGTTACAACTCAAGTATGACAACACCCTTGGGTTAGTTGCACTTAACACACATCATCTTGTTTTTAAGAGAGACACTAGAATTTTAAGAAACTAGCAAACCCAATACAAGTAACCTAAAGATCCAAACACAACAAAATGTTGGCTTTTTCATCTTTGATTATCAGTCATCACACCAATCAGATCATCAGATAAAATTATTTGTTCAGATCCAGATCTTAGTGGTCTAATTAAGTTCCCGAACCTTCATATCATAGCTAGAGTCTATAACTAAACCCAAGTTCTTGATCCGATCCAAACAGTGAAccatagaaagaaaaaaacgttCCTTTACTCAATTGACAGGTCAGTGAAATAAAAAGTCATCTCTATACCATATCGATCAAGACATAACGGAACCATATGATGCAAAGTCGAAATTCGAAATCTTTCTAAACATAAAATCATCTTAAACCTGAGAAAGACGTGAACAAAAGAGAATATGAAAACAAGACCTGTCTGAAGAACAACAGCGATGGAAGAATTTTTCTTCATCTCGAAAGCTTTGAGACTGAGATATCCAGCGAGAATGAGTAACAAGCCAGCGACTGCACCTCCGGCGAAAGATGTGATGCTTCCTTTCTTCATGTACCCGATGAATCCACCGCCGATTAGGAGCATCCCATAGGGTATTGTGAAGCAGAAATCATGCATTTTCTCGAtattgggttttgtgaattccTGTTTTTCCGgaaagtagaagaagaaacttGGGATGAAGACAATGTTTTGTAATGAAAAGGAGGAGGACGATAGAGTTTTGTAATGAGTTTGGTGTGAGTGGCGAGCGCGTGGAAGAAGTCCGTCTTTGTTTTTGTCAGCGATCGTTTcgagaaaataaattatactctctcttttcacaaagaaaattattacagaattataaattttttgttgtgattttagattttattgctttaaaaataaaattttataggaAGCTCCATAAAATTGCTCTGAATTTTTGCTCTACAAAGTATTTGTACAGCTGTATGTTATTTCAAGAActgtgattttgaaatttttattaaaacttgattACTGTGAATTTAGTGCTATAGAAATAAATGAGACTTTACACAGCATCTACTATCACTATCAATAACACCCATTGACATCAAATTTCTAAATGTAATGTGTCAGAACCATTAACATCAAATCATTGACAAATCTAATATCAATGACCTGTGCTTCTAAAGCTCCAATCTCTACaacttttggattttttttattagtcatAGCTATATTTAGATCAAAATTTAGTATAAACTTCATTAATCTGaaacacacaacaacaacactatgattctttttcattttagcAAACGCCATATGAGCTTTATCATTGGCATTCTTTCAAACCAAAagagaaatataaataaataatttatatttatcttgcACAGTAATTACAGAGTATTGAGACCATGTTGTCTACATTAGCAAAACCAAGTCTTCTTACTCGTACTTCTAGAATttcattttattgtttgttGTCAACATGACATTTAAAACATTTGGtgaaaaacatttgaaattcTAGAAGTATGGAGAAAAACATTATCAAAACATGGATAATGCCACATGAGAGATGCTTTCAGATTCAGTGGGGAAAGGGAAATGAAATTTTAGTATTAATCCATTCAGCATAGAGCTCAATCAAATAGCATAATCAACAGATAGAAGCTTATCAATCCACCAAATTTATAGCTGGAATAGTTACATAGACACTTCCTTCTCATTATCCTTGCACTTGGTCATGTGGGGAAAGTGCAAGCTCAATGGTATCAAAATCCTTTGAAGTGAATTCACAGACTTGTGGGGGATTATGTTTCCGTGAAGGGGGTTCAGCTGGTATGCTTTTCCAATTATTCACCGAAGCTTGGAGTATCTGACAATTCTTTAAGCTTGAATCCTTTGACTCTGGATCTGAATGGTTTATGCAAAGCATAAACTGAATTCTTGATCACAAATAGACAAGGAACCATttgcaataaaataatatttataaggaTTCAACCCTAATCAATAGATGATAAGCTAGTGAGATGTTCATAGAACATCAATTTTCCTCGTTACCAAAGTGGAGTTCTTCGTGAGTCTTTAGTATTTTCTTACTAGTGGTGTGTCCGCGATTCGCATAGTATGTAGTTAGATGAATTGTTTGTGTGAAAGTGTTAAGTCTTGTTGTTGCGGATGAAGATGAAAATTTGGTTGAAAAGgattattatttgagaagtggcGCCATTTAAATTCTTTGACAAGTCTAACGGAGTGTTATTggattatttatttgtaaagagttataaagatttatatttttaaatgattctagtgttattcaatcaagacttttcaaaattatgttaaaatctagtgttattagaTTCAGAATTTTACAAAGTCAATAAAAGTCTTgtgttattcaatttttttttgaaaaatactgaTTTTGCCAATCCCTTATAATATGTGGTTATTGGTTTATGgatttttcaagtttttcttcataaaatcTATTATCAAAGTATTTACTTATATTGCACACTGACCATGTATTCTCAAaggattttatttattaaattgaattattataataaaatgtgtaattcaactctcattctcaaatcTTCCGAGGTGAATTGTTTTTATCTATACTCCTAATTCCTAAACTACCCTAAACACACATCACACATCTCACGAAGCTTCTATTCTCGTATAAACTTTAGCAAAAACGTCTCCATTTTTACATCTCTCTCTCAATAATTCATTCCTCAAATTCTATCACGTTcttatatctatgttttcttcaGTAAAAAAATTGCAGTCTGTTACCTCCAAAATCTGTTTCTTTAATTACCAAAAGatttataattatcaaaaaaatttgtgAACGATCCAAAACCTTATTACCAGTTGATGATGGTGAAGCAACATTAGAAAATCCCAGAAcaagattttataaaacaaaacaacacaGTCTAATAATATACTTgaagataaactttgaaaaaattataattatttttagttaaagaATCAGTAATAATctacaaaaaattttaaaaaaataatctaagaaatttaaatatcactaaaactctttttaaattcagtaaaatatttattttccaaaatcatcaaaactCTTTAAATTGTAAACCAATAACAGCCCCTAAAATTTGTGACTCTAgaacttttgaaatttttttattaattatatataatctattaaaacagaagtacaaatTTGAATTAACCCTAAATATTTACAATCTAATGCCACTGCAATTAAATTTACCTAAAAAATCTTGGAAAATATTTGAACACGATTTTCCTAATTAATTACAAAACCAGAATTTTCTAAAACTAACACACGACATTAACTAAACCTACCTTCTCCTATTAATGCTCATATCTCACAATATATCTCATATATAATCATGTTGGATATTTAGGAATTTATTGATTATCTTAAAAGACAGACaaacatcaaaaacaaattaatacatGGTTCAAATcgtaagttttaaaaatttataatattatagaaaattgATTCAATATATGGTAAATAAAAATCAtactataatataaaatacatcATGAAAACATCTATATTTCttttcataaaaatttaaaatagtaataataattcataaatcataatataatataaaatttatagactACAAAATATTTACAGAAGAATTAAATCCCGCGTTtttaaagcgcgggtcaaaatctagtttatatttatattgagaTCCAAAATTAGTATAAACTCTAATTAATCCGAAACACACAACAACAATTTATGGTTCTTTTTCATTTTAGTAAACACCATATGAGCTTTTAACATTGGCATTGTTTCAAAGCTTTAGTAAAGAAACACCATATGAGCTTATATCTTTGGCATTCCTTCAAAGAAGTTATCTTTTAGTCTTGAAAAGTACTTACAGTCACTGAGACCATATCGTCTACATTGGAGAAGAACGTtagatataaaacatataaagataaaaatagcATGCAATTAATCAGAGAACAATACAACACATACACATCACAACAAAGTGCAAGCTTACAAAATTTCAAAGTTGGAACCACGAATTATATGCAGCTTGTGAAAGTTTTCTACTATGGTGTGGCCAATAATAGTCTAACACACCTATTGCTAACACAACCACCTTGtaggtttttatatatatacttcggACTATTTTTTACTGCAACCAACGCTCACTTAATGGGATATCCATCAAGGTTCCATGAGTATTTTCCTGAGGTTTTCATTCCATTTCTTCTCCGTCCAACATCCTGAGTTCACAAGGGATGTTAACCAAACCTCATCAGATTTTGTTGGCTCATCATCATCGTTCCTATGCCAGGTCCAATGCGCATGGGTTGAATTCACCATCTGAAGTTCGCCATGTCCAAAGCTTGCTTCCCTGAAGACTGACCACTCTGGTGACGGATCTTTATACCTGAAAGCGAAAAAAACATGATACTCTTTAAAATAAGTATCAACTGCTTTCATCATATGACAAAGACATTCAAAAGTGTGATTAGGTCCTGGTAGATAATCTGTTAAATTAGCTCAACAAAATTCAGACAACTAAGATGAAGCAGATTTAGCATGGACACatcagaatttaaaaaaaaaaaaaaatttacttataacatagaaaaataaGTTCGATAAAAAGACAGAAGTAATAAGTTTGAGGAATTACTTGCGAGCTAGTCCTTCTCTGTTTCCTCCATCTCCTATAGTTATATGCACAGGACCACATGGATCTGATTTACCATTGTTGACACGTTTCTGTCGAAGCATACGGAAACAAGAAGACAAGCTGACATATACTTTTTCTGTTAAGACTCATAAGAGAAggtaacacattttttttttatcttaccGTGCGTTCATAAGCATGAACATGACCAGTGAATACAATATCAACCCCGCTCGCATAAAGCAAAGGCTCCATTTCAGCCATCATCCCATCGCCTTCATTTTGATGGGCATCGTTACTGTTATACCACGGCACATGGAACAAGGCTATTAGCCACGGAGTCCTTTCTCGGTCCACCTTTGCGAGATCACCCTACACGTATCATACACAACAAGAATGCAATGTAACATAAGCGGTTGATAGTACTTATTAATACAACAAAACAGTAACAGCAGAACCTAAGAAGCTAAAATGACAAAACAGTTTGATTTGTAACATTTTGCTAACTGCTTCAACCTAGTGTGGTAATAAAGAAAGATACACATAACAAATGGATCATAAGTAAAAGTTCTTACCTTTAACCAATTGTACTGATCTGAGTACCGATCACAATCAGTGTATGAGCCAAGCATGATCACGTGTACACCAGCAACCTCAAAAGAGTAATAAAGATTCGAATTTGATCCACTCTCCGCATACGGCATCTTCCACCTCGAGTTATACGACACAAACTCATCCACCACAAAGGGAATATTCTCTTTCTCATGGTTCCCCTGAGTCACCATCCAGGGCCTCACACTCGCCAGAGGCTGAACCAGCTCTCCAAACGTGTCCCACTTGTGCTGCATATAGTCGGCATAAGAAAGATCACCGGGAAGCAGATGCACTTCGTATTTGCATTGGTCGATATGATCTAGCGTCGACTTGGTCCAACCGGTTTGACCAAGATCACCAGCCACTGCGAAAGTGATCGGGAACCGAGATGGTGGTGTTTTGAGATGAAACTCAGGTCCTCCTCCACCGCAACGGTAATAGTAAACGGTGTCCGGTTCCAATGGGCCGATGACGGCATGGTGTATCTTCCCTGATCTGTAGAATATGTAGCTGTAAGAGGTGCTCTCTCCTTGACCGAGAAAAGAGTATTTCCCTGGCGATGTTCCGTATTCAACAAAGGAAGGGGAAGATTTGTCGTTGGTGACCCAACTCACTCGCATGTGTTTGTCTCCGGCCAATGAGATATGCACCTGCAAGCATAAGAAACAGAACCTATGATGTTCATTATCAATTGTATCATCGAACTCTCTAACTGCTTTCAGACAACAGTTTTGTCTTCATGATCAGCAATAGTAAAGATCTTGGCAAAGCAGAACACGATTAAATGGGATTATGGAATAAGAGAATTATTAACCCAAAAtcggatttttttaatttatattttgcttAAATTTGGAAAAAAGATCGGATTTTGCGGAGAAAAAACAAGTGTAGACCCACATGCAGAAGAAGAACAGACAGAGATAAGACAAGAAGAAACATGGGTTTCACAGAAACGGATCAGATCAGAAGAAAAACAGAGGAACGAGCCCTAGGGGGGAGCCTAAGTTACCTGCTCGGGTTGAGAAGTGGATTTTTGTTTCCATGGAAACTGCAAGGCTTGACGAGGCTTTGGTCGGACATAGTCATCTGCCGCCACagaagcaaagagtatcaaAGAGAAGGTCACAAGCAGCGTTCTTTCCATCTCTGCGAGGAGCTGCTTTCAGATTCAGTGGGGAAGGGAGATATGGAATTTTTAGTAAATCTACGCGGGGAGAAGAAACGGATGTCTATATGACCAAACTGCCCTCACTGTATCTCGTGTGAATGTGATGATTTTGAACACACTAATTCATATCGtgaaagcattttttttttgtttgccgACTAAAATCGTGAAACCATtactaacaaaagaaaaatcaaagaaagctaaatgatataaaaaggaaagttaaaGAAAAAGTAAAACCGGTAAAGTGGGTGGTGAGACCAAGATGTGGTCAAGATGAGCAAATGACAAAAGGAAAATCCTTAGCTTATACGCAaagaagataaaacaaaaaaagatcaTATCACAGACAAAACGTCGACCAGTAtttgaaaaccaaaaacaaatacaaaaaaggaaacaataatATAGTTGATACGTTCGAAATCTTTATTTCActttttttataacacgtttGTCTACCACACTGATGGGTATGCATTTCTGTTTGTTAAAAGTGTACATGAGTTTGATAGATCTAGAAAAAAACATGTGATATATATTTGGTTATTAGGATTTTCTCCCTGCCATCGGTTCATTTTGGTTGTTTTAGTAGAACTGGTTTCTAATTAGATTCAAGAATGTCTTCCTGTATTGCTTTTTCTTTGTGTCGTTGctcttttaaaacaaataattttgatgaTGAATTAAGTTTATTCTTAGAAATCAGCATATCCATCTTGGTAATTAGCTTTCGTAAGTAAGAGATGCAACCTTATGGAGACTAGTTTAAGAAGTGAACATGTCTTCAAAGAAAGCACGGATATCACCTTTACTGATATCAAACTCCATAAACTTGTCAACAGCATCCTGCCAGTTTCATTCCGTGCGGTAAGAAGTTTGGTAAAGCCATGAGGACAGATGAGACAAGGGGTAAGTATGTGTAAGTGAGAGTAGCAAAAAGACCTTGAATGCTTGATCTTGAAACGATATGTTGTCAAGGTTAAGTTTATCCACGTTGTTGTTACTCTCAAAGATGTCCAACACGATGGCTGCTCTCTTCACCACTTCCTCTGGGACACCTTGCGAATCAATAAACAGTGAAATTTATTCTGTTACTTTTTAATCAACATTAGTAAATAGATCCCAACGATATTGCCATTAattgattatataaaaatgtaccAGCGAGTAGTGCACAATGTAGACCTGCATTACATAAATAGGTTGATGTCATTTGGTGTTTGCATTATCGTATGTAGACAATGATGCAAAGAATTAAAATGCTTACCGTAACTCAGCAGCGTTTGTCCCGGGATTAACCTGCGTCAAGACCATTTCCTTAAACAATGACGTGAAGTCTTGATAATGTAGACAGTTTAGGTAGATTGCTAGTCGAGACTTCGTACCGATAAAGAAAGACAATTTCTTCCATGTTTGCAGATTCTGTATCTGGCCTCAGAACGCTCATTGTGTAGAATCGTATCTTCTCAGACTGgagtaaaagaaaaaatcagGAATCTTTACGGATACTGCAATAATAGAAACTCGAAATTTGAGAATGTTGGTTCGGAGTACATACAACGGGCAAGCAGCTCTCGTCAAGTAGTTCAGTCAAGTGGGTGCATACTAGAACCTGGAAGCATGCAGCAATAATCCATGTCATGTAACATGCTACTTGAGGGTTGTCAGAGAATATATAAGGTATTATGGAAAGACAGACAAGAGAACGCTATACCCTTGGTGGCTCATTACATGAAGCAAAGTGACTAATTGTCCCACCAAGCAAGCCAATACCATCTGTACGAGTTTATGTAAGGCAGGAGTTTTTCACAAACACGTGCCTTTAAGTGCAAAGCAGAGAGCAGGTAAGTCCATAAACAGACAACAAACCTTCTGTAAGAG
This region of Brassica napus cultivar Da-Ae chromosome C5, Da-Ae, whole genome shotgun sequence genomic DNA includes:
- the LOC106377586 gene encoding protein FATTY ACID EXPORT 6, yielding MHDFCFTIPYGMLLIGGGFIGYMKKGSITSFAGGAVAGLLLILAGYLSLKAFEMKKNSSIAVVLQTVISAALTLVMGQRYLLTQKVMPAGLVAGISALMTCFYVYKIATGGNKIPSKAE
- the LOC106377584 gene encoding purple acid phosphatase 18; the encoded protein is MERTLLVTFSLILFASVAADDYVRPKPRQALQFPWKQKSTSQPEQVHISLAGDKHMRVSWVTNDKSSPSFVEYGTSPGKYSFLGQGESTSYSYIFYRSGKIHHAVIGPLEPDTVYYYRCGGGGPEFHLKTPPSRFPITFAVAGDLGQTGWTKSTLDHIDQCKYEVHLLPGDLSYADYMQHKWDTFGELVQPLASVRPWMVTQGNHEKENIPFVVDEFVSYNSRWKMPYAESGSNSNLYYSFEVAGVHVIMLGSYTDCDRYSDQYNWLKGDLAKVDRERTPWLIALFHVPWYNSNDAHQNEGDGMMAEMEPLLYASGVDIVFTGHVHAYERTKRVNNGKSDPCGPVHITIGDGGNREGLARKYKDPSPEWSVFREASFGHGELQMVNSTHAHWTWHRNDDDEPTKSDEVWLTSLVNSGCWTEKKWNENLRKILMEP